In Elusimicrobium sp., one genomic interval encodes:
- a CDS encoding glutamate--tRNA ligase → MTVRVRFAPSPTGFLHIGGVRTALFNYLFAKKNKGTFLLRIEDTDEERSTQASTDAIFEGMQWMNLTWDEGPMPDGTDKGPDFPYYQALRADQGLYKKYIDQLLAEGKAYKCYCTAEELEANRQKCIEEHRPPKYDGKCSRLTEEQQKELEAQGRKYVIRFRMPQEGDVEWDDMIRGHVKFASKDLYDLVIQKTSGYPTYNFAVVVDDHLMRMTHIIRGDDHISNTPAQIQIYRALGWKEPIFAHLSMIHGPDGKKLSKRHGATNVVEFRNMGYLPEALKNYLALLGWATSDSQQIFAPGELEEKFDIAGCQPSPAVMDPEKLNWMNGEYIRATSLSRLTDLALPFIEKAGINISSVSRERLEGIIGLEHEKYKLLTEIPDLIRFFFEEPVFEQEAIEKVFGKPEAKQVLELMINAYGKLEDFTEANLEATARATAKENGLKAGQIFHPIRVSVSGRTHGPTLFKMLEYMGKETVLARLNNALQYCK, encoded by the coding sequence ATGACCGTAAGAGTTAGATTTGCCCCTTCACCGACAGGATTTTTACATATCGGCGGGGTTCGCACGGCGCTTTTCAATTACCTTTTCGCTAAAAAAAATAAAGGCACTTTCTTGCTTCGCATCGAAGACACCGACGAAGAACGCTCCACCCAAGCCTCTACCGATGCCATTTTCGAAGGTATGCAATGGATGAATTTAACCTGGGACGAAGGCCCCATGCCCGACGGTACCGATAAAGGGCCGGATTTCCCTTATTACCAAGCCCTCCGTGCCGATCAAGGCCTTTACAAAAAATACATTGACCAACTTCTCGCCGAAGGCAAAGCCTACAAATGCTACTGCACGGCCGAAGAATTGGAAGCAAACCGTCAAAAATGCATCGAAGAACACCGTCCGCCGAAATACGACGGCAAATGCAGTCGCTTGACGGAAGAACAACAAAAGGAATTGGAAGCCCAAGGGCGCAAATATGTAATCCGCTTTCGCATGCCTCAGGAAGGTGATGTGGAATGGGACGACATGATTCGCGGTCATGTAAAATTTGCCAGCAAAGATTTGTACGATTTGGTTATCCAAAAAACAAGCGGGTATCCCACCTACAACTTTGCCGTAGTGGTAGATGACCATTTAATGCGCATGACGCACATTATCCGCGGGGACGACCACATTTCCAACACGCCGGCTCAAATTCAAATTTATCGTGCCCTCGGTTGGAAGGAACCGATTTTTGCCCACTTATCCATGATTCACGGGCCGGACGGCAAAAAACTTTCCAAACGCCACGGCGCCACCAATGTGGTGGAATTTAGAAACATGGGTTACCTGCCCGAAGCCTTGAAAAACTACTTGGCTCTCTTGGGTTGGGCTACCTCGGATTCGCAACAAATTTTCGCCCCCGGCGAACTGGAAGAAAAATTTGATATTGCCGGTTGCCAACCCAGCCCGGCCGTAATGGATCCCGAAAAATTAAACTGGATGAACGGGGAATATATCCGCGCAACTTCTTTAAGCCGCTTGACCGACTTGGCCTTGCCGTTTATCGAAAAAGCCGGCATCAACATTTCCTCCGTCAGCCGCGAACGCTTGGAAGGCATTATCGGTTTGGAACATGAAAAATACAAATTGTTAACCGAAATCCCGGATTTAATCCGCTTCTTCTTTGAAGAACCTGTTTTTGAACAGGAAGCCATCGAAAAAGTTTTCGGTAAACCCGAAGCCAAACAAGTACTTGAACTGATGATTAACGCTTACGGCAAATTGGAAGATTTTACGGAAGCCAATTTGGAAGCCACTGCCCGTGCCACCGCCAAGGAAAACGGTTTGAAAGCAGGCCAAATCTTCCACCCGATTCGCGTTTCCGTATCGGGCCGCACCCATGGGCCGACCTTATTCAAAATGTTGGAATACATGGGCAAGGAAACCGTACTTGCACGCTTGAATAACGCCCTTCAATACTGCAAATAA
- a CDS encoding type IV pilus twitching motility protein PilT: MAKANMDDLFKLMKAKNASDIHLTVGVPPVLRIQGRLYQTPFEPLTKESAQTLIYSIMNDEQRQRFEDELELDFSFGLKALGRLRVNIYKQKGCVAAALRSIPNDFKTFEQLNLPPVVYNIMKLNKGLVLVTGCTGSGKSTSLASMINYLNMNESNHIMTVEDPIEFVHPHKRSIVNQREVGADTHTFAAALKHFLRQDPDIILVGELRDIETMEACLTLAETGHLVFATLHTNDAVQSINRIIDVFPPNQQPQIRTQLSFVLEAIMSQQLIPTLDGKRAMACEVMLANSAVRSLIRDGKPEQILSTMQTNVGMGMITMNQALGDLYIQKKISYQEALGHSGDPSGLKTYLQQKLGTANFK, from the coding sequence ATGGCAAAAGCAAACATGGACGATTTGTTCAAACTGATGAAGGCGAAAAATGCGTCCGATATTCACTTAACCGTAGGCGTTCCTCCGGTACTTCGTATTCAAGGGCGTTTGTATCAAACCCCGTTTGAACCCTTAACCAAAGAAAGCGCACAAACGCTTATTTACTCTATCATGAACGACGAACAACGCCAACGCTTCGAAGACGAATTGGAGTTGGACTTCTCCTTCGGTTTGAAAGCCTTGGGCCGTCTTCGTGTAAACATTTACAAACAAAAAGGTTGTGTGGCTGCCGCACTCCGTTCTATTCCTAACGACTTTAAGACCTTTGAACAATTAAACCTTCCGCCTGTGGTGTACAACATCATGAAATTAAACAAAGGGCTCGTACTCGTAACCGGTTGTACCGGTTCCGGTAAATCTACCTCTTTGGCCAGCATGATTAACTACCTGAACATGAACGAAAGTAACCACATCATGACAGTAGAAGACCCTATCGAATTCGTACACCCGCACAAACGCAGTATCGTAAACCAACGCGAAGTAGGTGCCGACACTCACACCTTCGCCGCCGCCCTTAAACACTTCCTCCGCCAAGACCCGGATATTATTCTGGTAGGGGAATTGCGCGACATCGAAACTATGGAAGCCTGCTTAACCTTAGCCGAAACGGGGCACTTAGTGTTTGCCACCTTGCACACCAACGACGCGGTGCAATCTATCAACCGTATCATTGACGTATTCCCGCCGAACCAACAACCGCAAATCCGCACGCAGTTGTCCTTCGTGTTGGAAGCCATCATGTCCCAACAGTTAATTCCTACCTTGGACGGCAAACGCGCCATGGCGTGCGAAGTAATGCTTGCTAACTCCGCCGTGCGCAGTTTAATTCGCGACGGGAAACCGGAACAAATCCTTTCCACCATGCAAACCAACGTGGGTATGGGTATGATTACCATGAACCAAGCCTTGGGCGATTTGTATATCCAAAAGAAAATCAGCTACCAAGAAGCCTTGGGTCACTCGGGCGATCCGTCCGGGCTCAAAACCTACTTACAACAAAAATTGGGAACCGCCAATTTCAAATAA
- a CDS encoding excinuclease ABC subunit UvrC, producing MDPRLNILPNKPGVYIMRSKEGTILYVGKAKNLADRVKQYFQESNLYSRGWKLPSLLPLIAKIDYVTCASERDALVLEEKLIKQYQPFFNSLGKDGKSYPYLKITMSEDYPRLVLTRRVVRGKDLYFGPYPKSSIIKSLMRFLWKSKYAPLRPCKWNFSREKELDDRKINTCIYYHTGQCPAPCAGKISYEDYRALAERLAEFLDGNFGSITEKITALMKTHSAHMEYEQAAVFRNFLQALSHMKERVLVGRFNDEKITTSMQNTDKLKRLAEVIGFKKLPAHIEAFDNSHLFGREAVGCMVCFINGEKHHEHYRRFKIRSKLPTRGGSDFAMMEESVYRRLRQLKRDPSQMPDLFLLDGGKSQISAALNAFERAKLFVPFISLAETHEGIYLPGSEESIKLPLGDPALNLLMEIRDEVHRFAVTYHRKLRDKATFCGHQKQEGLLDGKDPAGRQ from the coding sequence ATGGATCCGCGCCTTAATATTTTACCAAATAAACCCGGGGTTTACATCATGCGCTCGAAAGAGGGCACGATTTTGTATGTGGGGAAAGCCAAAAATCTGGCCGACCGGGTGAAACAATACTTTCAAGAGTCCAACCTCTATTCGCGCGGGTGGAAGTTGCCCAGTCTGCTCCCGCTTATTGCCAAGATTGACTATGTTACCTGTGCCAGCGAGCGTGATGCTTTGGTACTAGAGGAAAAACTGATTAAGCAATATCAACCGTTTTTCAACTCCTTGGGCAAGGACGGCAAAAGTTACCCTTATCTAAAAATTACCATGAGCGAAGACTACCCCCGCCTGGTTCTTACCCGCCGGGTGGTGCGCGGAAAAGATTTGTACTTCGGCCCTTATCCAAAATCTAGCATTATCAAAAGTTTAATGCGCTTTTTATGGAAAAGTAAGTACGCTCCCTTGCGCCCGTGTAAGTGGAATTTTTCGCGAGAAAAAGAACTGGACGATCGAAAAATAAACACTTGTATTTACTACCATACGGGGCAATGTCCTGCGCCGTGTGCGGGGAAGATATCGTACGAAGATTACCGGGCACTTGCCGAGAGGTTGGCAGAATTTTTAGACGGGAATTTTGGCAGTATTACCGAAAAAATTACCGCTTTGATGAAGACCCACTCCGCTCATATGGAATACGAACAGGCGGCTGTTTTCCGCAATTTTTTACAGGCTCTTTCACACATGAAGGAACGGGTACTGGTCGGGCGCTTTAATGATGAAAAAATTACTACTTCTATGCAGAATACCGATAAATTAAAACGCCTGGCGGAAGTAATCGGTTTCAAAAAATTACCTGCGCATATAGAAGCCTTTGATAATTCCCACTTGTTCGGCCGGGAGGCGGTGGGGTGTATGGTCTGTTTTATCAACGGAGAAAAGCATCATGAGCACTACCGCCGTTTTAAGATTCGTTCCAAACTGCCCACCCGCGGCGGAAGTGATTTTGCCATGATGGAAGAAAGTGTCTATCGGCGTCTTAGGCAACTCAAGCGCGACCCGTCCCAAATGCCCGACCTCTTTTTGTTGGACGGCGGGAAAAGCCAAATTTCTGCCGCGCTAAATGCCTTTGAGCGTGCCAAACTTTTTGTTCCGTTTATTTCTTTGGCCGAAACCCACGAGGGAATTTATCTGCCCGGAAGCGAAGAAAGCATTAAACTGCCGCTGGGCGACCCGGCACTTAACTTACTAATGGAAATCCGCGACGAGGTTCACCGTTTCGCTGTAACCTATCACCGAAAACTGCGCGACAAAGCCACTTTCTGCGGTCATCAAAAACAGGAAGGACTTTTGGACGGAAAAGACCCGGCCGGCCGCCAATAA
- a CDS encoding 30S ribosomal protein S20, which yields MAKLKTGRHTSAIKAQRQAEKRTSENKGLIKKVRLATKAVKASAKTQAATLKEDLNKAASCIDKAAKKKVIHWKTAARKKSRLAKEANKATAK from the coding sequence ATGGCAAAATTAAAAACTGGTAGACACACTAGCGCCATCAAAGCGCAACGCCAAGCTGAAAAAAGAACTTCTGAAAACAAAGGTTTAATCAAAAAAGTTCGCTTGGCCACCAAAGCCGTGAAAGCCTCCGCCAAAACGCAGGCCGCCACGCTGAAGGAAGACTTAAACAAAGCTGCTTCTTGCATTGACAAAGCCGCCAAAAAGAAAGTAATTCACTGGAAAACGGCTGCCCGCAAGAAATCTCGCTTGGCCAAAGAAGCCAACAAAGCGACTGCCAAATAA
- a CDS encoding MFS transporter produces MNIKIRLTVMNFLQFGLWGAYLTSMGTFLAGAGFADKIGLFYATQGFVSIFMPALVGIVADRWVPAQKMLGLCHLLAAAAIAGAGYAGAQPVINFGVMFTLYTVSVAFYMPTIALSNSVAYTVLRQNNMDTVKVFPPIRVFGTVGFICAMLTTNFAGFQTSYTQWYFSGILGLLLGVYCFTLPACPVATTARTLAEALGLKAFALFKEKKMAIFFIFSMLLGMSLQITNGFAGPFITGFNSLEGFAGSWGANNANALISLSQISETLCILLIPFFLKRYGIKKVMLISMFAWFLRFGFLGIGNPTTATGIVFLVASMIVYGVAFDFFNVSGSLYVDQETDPSIRSSAQGVFMLMTNGLGAAIGSLAAQKVINSLVNVHMNPAEMVNGVYPTAISQQIMQGWSNSWFVFAGFSLVVAILFAIIFKYKHTPAEN; encoded by the coding sequence ATGAATATCAAAATTCGTTTGACTGTCATGAACTTCCTTCAGTTCGGGCTTTGGGGTGCTTATTTAACTTCCATGGGCACTTTTTTAGCCGGGGCTGGATTTGCTGATAAGATTGGTTTGTTTTATGCGACACAAGGTTTTGTGTCTATTTTTATGCCTGCGTTAGTGGGTATTGTGGCCGATCGTTGGGTTCCTGCTCAAAAAATGTTGGGCTTGTGCCATTTGTTAGCGGCGGCGGCCATTGCCGGTGCCGGGTATGCCGGTGCGCAACCCGTCATTAACTTTGGCGTTATGTTTACGCTTTATACCGTCAGCGTGGCTTTCTATATGCCGACGATTGCTCTTTCCAACTCGGTGGCCTACACGGTACTCCGCCAAAACAATATGGATACCGTAAAAGTTTTCCCGCCGATTCGTGTATTCGGGACGGTCGGTTTTATTTGTGCTATGTTAACCACCAACTTTGCCGGTTTCCAAACCAGCTATACCCAATGGTATTTCTCCGGTATTTTGGGCTTGTTGTTGGGTGTTTATTGCTTTACCTTGCCCGCCTGCCCGGTGGCCACCACGGCCAGAACTTTGGCTGAAGCGTTGGGGTTGAAAGCGTTTGCTTTGTTCAAAGAAAAGAAAATGGCCATTTTCTTTATCTTCTCTATGCTTTTGGGTATGTCCTTGCAAATTACCAACGGTTTTGCCGGCCCGTTTATTACCGGTTTTAACTCTTTGGAAGGCTTTGCCGGTTCTTGGGGGGCTAACAATGCCAATGCGCTTATTTCCCTTTCCCAAATTTCGGAAACTTTGTGTATCTTGCTGATTCCGTTCTTCTTGAAACGCTACGGTATTAAGAAAGTGATGTTAATCAGTATGTTTGCCTGGTTCTTGCGCTTTGGTTTCTTGGGTATCGGTAACCCCACCACGGCTACCGGTATCGTGTTTTTGGTTGCTTCCATGATTGTATACGGGGTAGCCTTTGACTTCTTCAACGTTTCCGGTTCTTTGTATGTGGATCAAGAAACCGACCCGTCTATCCGCTCCAGCGCGCAAGGCGTGTTTATGTTGATGACCAACGGTTTGGGCGCGGCAATCGGTTCTTTGGCGGCCCAAAAAGTAATTAACTCTTTGGTCAATGTCCATATGAATCCGGCCGAAATGGTAAACGGCGTGTACCCGACGGCGATTTCCCAACAAATTATGCAAGGGTGGAGCAACTCTTGGTTTGTGTTTGCCGGATTCTCGTTAGTGGTGGCTATTTTGTTTGCTATTATTTTCAAATACAAACATACCCCGGCCGAAAACTAA
- a CDS encoding YajQ family cyclic di-GMP-binding protein — MADYSFDVVSKVDLNVIAEAVSAANKEITNRYDFKGTNSSIELNQKDNELKLASSDEYKVNTLRDIIFTRIAKRGIPLKNMQPQKIEAALGGTAKQTVKIQQGIPSDKAKEISKAIKDAKLKVSASIQGDQLRVSSKSKDELQNTMAVLRNGDYGVELQFTNYR, encoded by the coding sequence ATGGCAGATTATAGTTTTGATGTTGTGTCCAAAGTGGACTTAAATGTTATTGCGGAAGCCGTCAGCGCCGCCAATAAAGAAATCACAAACCGCTACGATTTCAAAGGCACCAATTCCTCTATTGAACTCAACCAAAAAGACAATGAGTTAAAATTGGCGTCCAGCGATGAATACAAAGTAAACACTTTGCGTGATATTATTTTTACCCGTATCGCCAAACGCGGTATTCCGCTTAAAAACATGCAACCCCAAAAAATCGAAGCGGCCTTGGGCGGAACCGCCAAACAAACGGTAAAAATTCAACAAGGTATCCCTTCCGATAAAGCCAAAGAAATTTCCAAAGCCATCAAAGATGCCAAATTAAAAGTTTCCGCTTCTATTCAAGGGGATCAACTGCGTGTTTCCTCTAAATCTAAAGACGAATTGCAAAACACCATGGCCGTTTTACGCAACGGAGATTACGGTGTGGAATTGCAATTTACCAACTATCGGTAG
- a CDS encoding tetratricopeptide repeat protein, which translates to MQKVLILCLVLLLTAPAAFANPAAAGLEFYKKELVNFHPENNRETRAYAKSLADGLGTWARQNENQPAAKDALLMQARLYLRAQENGLAFVTLFKLRNLYPQMDMALLKPLLADTLPALPKEQRNLALRLFSATLPADAQTPQDREAEMLYALSKISGKEMYPAITQAFEDFFARNPNHKSNDRVELWYGDLHRANGNYLAAIVQYKKTHELYPKSPYKAASLRMVGDVYAGDLKNTEKATEAYTRVLREFEGSNEIGIVYKHMAIMDENNKNYDSALINYDKAIELLGTAPNAYEAYRGKADVFVKMKNYEEAYNQLHQTAAAYAAEEDKAVSCWVKAAELAEKRLREPAKYTQTLEKALLAYPKGTQAPELMFDLAQGYEDQGKTAQAIEIYKKLIINYPTDKRASRAQGKLNKLQK; encoded by the coding sequence ATGCAGAAAGTACTGATCCTCTGTTTGGTTTTACTTTTAACGGCTCCGGCGGCCTTTGCTAACCCGGCGGCTGCCGGTTTGGAGTTCTACAAAAAAGAACTGGTAAATTTTCACCCCGAAAATAACCGCGAAACCCGCGCCTATGCCAAATCCTTGGCGGACGGCCTGGGTACTTGGGCCCGCCAAAACGAAAATCAACCCGCCGCCAAAGATGCCCTCCTGATGCAAGCGCGCCTTTATTTGCGTGCACAGGAAAACGGACTTGCGTTTGTTACTTTATTCAAACTGCGCAACCTCTATCCGCAAATGGATATGGCCCTGTTAAAACCGTTACTGGCCGACACTTTGCCTGCGTTGCCCAAAGAACAACGCAACCTGGCTCTTCGTTTATTTTCGGCTACGCTCCCGGCAGATGCCCAAACACCGCAAGACCGCGAAGCCGAAATGCTCTATGCGCTTTCCAAAATCTCGGGAAAGGAAATGTACCCGGCTATTACCCAAGCATTTGAAGATTTCTTCGCCCGTAACCCGAATCATAAAAGCAACGACCGCGTAGAACTGTGGTATGGCGATTTGCACCGCGCAAACGGCAACTATTTAGCCGCTATTGTGCAGTACAAAAAAACCCACGAGCTCTACCCGAAATCTCCCTACAAAGCGGCCAGTTTACGCATGGTGGGTGATGTATATGCCGGAGATTTGAAAAATACCGAAAAAGCCACCGAGGCTTACACCAGAGTTTTGCGCGAGTTCGAAGGCTCCAATGAAATCGGCATCGTCTATAAACACATGGCCATCATGGATGAAAACAACAAGAATTACGACAGCGCCCTCATCAATTACGATAAAGCCATTGAATTATTGGGCACAGCCCCCAATGCCTATGAAGCCTATCGCGGCAAAGCCGATGTATTTGTAAAAATGAAAAATTACGAAGAGGCTTATAACCAACTGCACCAAACAGCCGCCGCTTATGCCGCGGAAGAAGACAAAGCCGTTTCGTGCTGGGTAAAGGCCGCCGAACTTGCTGAAAAACGCTTACGCGAACCGGCCAAATACACCCAAACCTTGGAAAAAGCCCTCTTGGCCTACCCCAAAGGAACTCAAGCGCCCGAACTCATGTTTGATTTGGCACAAGGATACGAAGATCAAGGCAAAACCGCCCAAGCCATTGAGATTTATAAAAAACTCATCATCAACTATCCTACGGATAAACGCGCTTCCCGCGCCCAAGGCAAATTAAACAAGTTACAAAAATAA
- a CDS encoding type II secretion system protein encodes MKKKLGFTLIEMLVVVLILGILAAIALPQYERSVWESRNSQLKTAVRSVLQAQKVYFMANGRFCDDFSSLDLDLPLTPVKTSAGTGGNVCQLITGAGDSIRKGKNFIVVLNNNSSNNAGGSITAVWSEGKYKCNGFSWSVTQNEQDFMRCVEARNGTSTIKAGDFCEKLESATYYEEPWGWARYKMP; translated from the coding sequence ATGAAAAAGAAATTGGGTTTCACGCTGATAGAAATGTTAGTGGTTGTTTTGATTTTGGGTATTTTGGCGGCCATCGCGCTTCCTCAATATGAACGCTCTGTGTGGGAAAGCCGCAACTCCCAATTAAAAACAGCCGTTCGGTCGGTACTCCAGGCTCAAAAAGTTTATTTTATGGCAAACGGCCGTTTTTGTGATGATTTTTCTTCCTTGGATTTGGACTTACCCCTTACACCCGTTAAAACTTCTGCCGGTACGGGCGGAAATGTTTGCCAACTGATTACGGGTGCGGGGGACTCTATCCGGAAAGGGAAAAATTTTATTGTCGTTTTGAATAACAACTCTTCCAATAATGCCGGGGGAAGTATAACGGCCGTATGGAGCGAGGGGAAATATAAGTGCAACGGGTTTAGTTGGAGTGTAACCCAAAATGAACAGGACTTTATGAGATGTGTAGAAGCCCGCAACGGAACTTCTACCATTAAAGCGGGAGACTTCTGCGAGAAATTGGAAAGTGCCACTTATTACGAGGAGCCCTGGGGTTGGGCCCGTTATAAAATGCCCTAA
- a CDS encoding sugar kinase: MANEILVVGSVAFDTIENANGHVKRVLGGAASYSSICASYYAQPSIVAVVGTDFTEADRAPFVKRGVDLTGLEIKKGKTFHWGGSYDKDFNTAVTKFTDLNVFQDFNPVLTAEQKNAKAVFLANIDPELQLSVLKQVKKPRLVACDTMNYWISSKKETLMKVIKKIDILFLNETEARQLTGEYNLVKAGRLLLKQGVKYAIIKLGSNGSMLVSKKGIAQLPPYILEHVHDTTGAGDTFGGGFTGYLASQKNWNTLQAIKRAMMIGNVMASFTIESFSVDRLANLTRRDINKRLKEYTSMLKF, translated from the coding sequence ATGGCGAACGAAATATTAGTGGTAGGGTCGGTTGCTTTTGATACGATTGAAAATGCCAACGGGCATGTAAAACGCGTGTTGGGCGGCGCGGCCAGTTATTCTTCTATTTGCGCCAGTTACTATGCCCAGCCTTCCATCGTGGCCGTGGTAGGGACTGATTTTACCGAAGCCGATCGTGCGCCTTTTGTTAAAAGAGGCGTAGATTTGACGGGACTGGAAATTAAAAAAGGCAAAACCTTTCATTGGGGCGGCAGTTATGATAAAGATTTCAACACGGCCGTTACCAAGTTTACGGACTTAAATGTTTTTCAGGACTTTAACCCCGTTTTGACTGCGGAACAGAAAAATGCCAAGGCCGTATTTTTAGCCAATATCGATCCGGAACTTCAACTTTCCGTATTGAAGCAGGTTAAAAAACCGCGCTTAGTGGCTTGCGATACCATGAATTATTGGATTTCTTCCAAAAAAGAAACCTTAATGAAGGTTATTAAAAAGATTGATATTCTGTTCTTAAACGAAACCGAAGCGCGCCAATTAACCGGGGAATATAACCTGGTAAAAGCGGGCCGCCTGCTTTTGAAACAAGGTGTAAAATACGCCATTATCAAATTGGGTTCCAACGGTTCCATGTTGGTAAGCAAAAAAGGTATTGCCCAACTTCCGCCGTATATTTTGGAACATGTGCACGATACCACCGGTGCAGGTGATACATTTGGCGGTGGTTTTACCGGTTACCTGGCCAGCCAAAAGAACTGGAACACCTTGCAAGCCATTAAACGCGCCATGATGATTGGAAACGTGATGGCTTCGTTTACGATTGAATCTTTCAGTGTGGATCGTTTGGCCAATTTAACCCGCCGCGATATTAACAAACGCTTGAAGGAATATACTTCTATGCTTAAATTTTAA
- a CDS encoding polymer-forming cytoskeletal protein: MGFLKKDSDFSSGEHFSVVSAECYFQGTLSVQGSLRVDGTLEGSVDNARHVIVGTDGKIVGDVTGKIVVCGGVIEGNVCAEMLEVLAQASIQGDIRAKKMIVEEGGRIDGQCKIGGGEETATDEPEEDK, encoded by the coding sequence ATGGGATTTTTGAAAAAAGACTCTGATTTTTCTTCCGGCGAACATTTTTCTGTTGTGAGCGCGGAATGTTATTTCCAAGGGACGCTGAGCGTGCAAGGTTCTTTGCGCGTGGACGGCACCTTGGAAGGTTCTGTGGATAATGCCCGCCACGTAATCGTGGGTACGGACGGCAAAATTGTGGGAGATGTAACCGGAAAAATTGTGGTTTGTGGAGGCGTGATTGAAGGAAATGTCTGTGCCGAAATGTTGGAAGTATTGGCTCAAGCCTCTATTCAAGGCGATATCCGCGCCAAAAAAATGATTGTAGAAGAAGGCGGCCGCATTGACGGACAATGCAAAATCGGCGGTGGGGAAGAAACTGCTACCGACGAGCCGGAAGAAGATAAATAA
- a CDS encoding M23 family metallopeptidase codes for MGKIINSLSRVLGERVDIMLMPRLSSPVKFKVRVVTLLLAGVAWLAVTLCGFLFFIRGYDYNITKADNELMRVKMKLIADELERGRRYLEMTRTTDTQMRQMLGMPGGKFINLPKGWEDAKAKEDARAQELLGKDLKDLDAVEFEKYIDSIEETAKARLASFQEIAWYFANRREGLNSTPSIRPSTARISSGFGYRLDPFGRRTTKRHNGLDFAGKPDSPIFVTADGVVRHAGWVPSYGQAILVDHGFGYSTLYAHATDIRVKAGDVVKRGAVIATMGSSGRSTGTHLHYEVWKDGQAVNPRNYFK; via the coding sequence ATGGGTAAAATAATCAATTCTTTGAGCCGCGTATTGGGAGAACGGGTGGACATCATGTTGATGCCTCGCCTGAGTTCCCCTGTTAAGTTCAAAGTGCGTGTGGTTACGTTGCTGTTAGCGGGAGTGGCGTGGTTGGCGGTAACCCTGTGCGGATTTTTATTTTTTATCCGCGGGTACGACTATAATATCACCAAAGCCGACAACGAACTCATGCGCGTGAAAATGAAATTGATTGCCGACGAGTTGGAGCGTGGCCGTCGTTATTTGGAGATGACCCGCACCACCGATACCCAAATGCGCCAAATGCTGGGTATGCCGGGCGGTAAATTTATTAACCTGCCCAAAGGGTGGGAAGATGCCAAAGCCAAAGAAGATGCCCGCGCCCAGGAACTTTTGGGCAAAGATTTGAAAGATTTAGATGCCGTAGAATTTGAAAAATACATCGATTCAATCGAAGAAACTGCCAAAGCGCGCCTGGCCAGCTTCCAGGAAATCGCCTGGTACTTTGCCAACCGACGCGAAGGCTTAAACTCCACTCCGTCTATCCGTCCGTCCACGGCGCGGATTAGTTCGGGTTTTGGCTACCGGTTGGATCCGTTCGGCCGACGCACCACCAAACGCCACAACGGGTTAGATTTTGCCGGCAAGCCGGACAGCCCCATTTTTGTAACGGCGGACGGAGTCGTGCGTCACGCGGGGTGGGTGCCCAGTTATGGGCAGGCTATTTTGGTGGATCACGGTTTTGGTTATTCCACCCTTTATGCCCACGCCACGGATATCCGCGTAAAAGCGGGAGATGTGGTAAAACGCGGGGCGGTAATTGCCACCATGGGCTCGAGCGGTCGTTCTACCGGCACGCATTTGCATTATGAAGTGTGGAAGGACGGCCAAGCCGTTAATCCGCGAAACTATTTTAAGTAA
- a CDS encoding TlpA family protein disulfide reductase, whose amino-acid sequence MKKLLWTVALAVFAGACMFKPLPEVPVLGDVELPVVAEEEVIWKSADYKGKPMIMVFMGSWCPYCKKSMPAVQAAAEAYGDKAEIVAVFVDQDAKTVQEVAQEHEFTVKSLYAGGAAAQALGVSGLPHAILFDKKHQIVKTWEGFSPSLETEFKEQLEKRTK is encoded by the coding sequence ATGAAAAAATTGTTATGGACTGTTGCCCTGGCTGTATTTGCCGGTGCCTGTATGTTCAAACCCCTTCCGGAAGTTCCGGTATTGGGTGATGTAGAATTGCCTGTTGTCGCCGAAGAAGAAGTCATTTGGAAATCGGCCGATTACAAAGGCAAACCCATGATTATGGTTTTTATGGGGTCTTGGTGTCCTTATTGCAAAAAGAGCATGCCCGCCGTTCAAGCCGCCGCCGAAGCCTATGGCGATAAAGCGGAAATTGTAGCCGTGTTTGTAGACCAAGATGCCAAAACCGTGCAAGAAGTAGCCCAAGAACACGAATTTACCGTAAAATCTTTGTATGCCGGCGGTGCCGCTGCCCAAGCGTTGGGTGTATCGGGCTTGCCCCATGCTATTTTGTTTGATAAAAAACATCAAATTGTAAAAACATGGGAAGGTTTCAGCCCCTCTTTGGAAACGGAATTCAAAGAACAATTGGAAAAACGCACCAAATAA